Proteins co-encoded in one Ponticoccus alexandrii genomic window:
- a CDS encoding ABC-F family ATP-binding cassette domain-containing protein encodes MPASVSLSGLSWSTPDDAPLLTDLNLTFGFERTGMVGRNGIGKSTLLRLISGDQNPASGQVLVSGSIAIMRQEAMEQPDDIIADLFHVRPALDLLDRAEAGLADADELADADWTLPARIEAALMRCGLLVGPQTLLATLSGGQRSRAALAAQIFAEPDFLLLDEPTNNLDRDGRKALIDLIRSWTGGMIIVSHDRELLEEMDAIVELTSLGAARYGGNYSDFRQRKDTELDAAAHDLAHAEKTRADAARRAQQASERKARKDSAGHRARAKGDQPKILMDAAKGRAEASGGAGVRLRDARREAADKALYAAREKIEILQPLRMDIPPTGLATGRTVLRLERVTGGHDPDHPLIRDLSLTVTGPERIVISGPNGSGKTTLLKIVTGQIVPQSGLVALSVPFALLDQHVQLIDPALSLRDNFCHLNPLADPHIAHAALARFGFRAADALRYAKELSGGERLRAGLACALGATPPPPLLILDEPTNHLDLDGITALEAALAAYDGAVLAISHDTAFLESLAPDRTIDLGG; translated from the coding sequence ATGCCTGCATCCGTTTCCCTCTCCGGCCTGTCCTGGTCCACGCCTGACGACGCGCCCCTTCTTACCGACCTCAACCTGACTTTCGGCTTCGAGCGCACCGGCATGGTCGGGCGTAATGGCATCGGTAAGAGCACCCTCCTTCGCCTGATTTCTGGTGATCAGAATCCCGCTTCGGGGCAGGTCCTCGTGAGCGGCTCCATCGCGATCATGCGGCAGGAAGCGATGGAGCAACCCGATGACATCATCGCCGATCTTTTCCACGTACGACCTGCGCTCGATCTGCTTGACCGGGCAGAGGCCGGACTTGCGGATGCCGATGAGCTGGCGGATGCGGATTGGACCCTTCCTGCGCGGATAGAAGCGGCGCTTATGCGCTGTGGCTTGTTGGTCGGGCCGCAGACCCTCTTGGCGACGCTATCGGGCGGCCAGCGCAGCCGCGCCGCCCTTGCCGCCCAGATCTTTGCCGAGCCGGATTTTCTGTTGCTGGACGAACCGACGAACAATCTCGACCGGGACGGACGCAAGGCATTGATCGACCTCATCCGGAGCTGGACAGGGGGCATGATCATCGTCAGCCATGACCGCGAGCTCTTGGAAGAAATGGACGCCATCGTCGAACTCACCTCGCTTGGCGCGGCCCGGTATGGCGGGAACTACAGCGATTTCCGGCAGCGGAAGGACACCGAGTTGGACGCGGCAGCACATGACCTTGCGCATGCGGAGAAAACTCGCGCCGACGCGGCCCGTCGCGCACAGCAGGCAAGCGAACGTAAGGCACGCAAGGACAGTGCCGGACACCGGGCGCGAGCGAAGGGCGATCAGCCGAAAATCCTGATGGACGCCGCCAAGGGGCGGGCCGAAGCGTCGGGCGGAGCAGGTGTCCGCCTTCGCGATGCCCGGCGCGAGGCGGCAGATAAGGCGCTGTACGCCGCCCGCGAAAAGATCGAAATCCTGCAGCCCTTGCGTATGGACATCCCCCCAACGGGCCTTGCGACCGGCAGAACGGTGCTGCGACTGGAGAGGGTGACCGGCGGCCATGACCCCGATCATCCCTTGATCCGTGATCTGTCGCTGACCGTGACCGGTCCCGAGCGCATTGTTATTTCAGGGCCGAATGGCAGCGGAAAGACAACGCTTCTGAAGATCGTCACCGGACAGATCGTGCCGCAAAGTGGCCTCGTAGCGCTGTCAGTTCCATTTGCCCTGCTGGATCAGCATGTCCAACTGATCGACCCAGCTCTGTCCCTTCGTGACAATTTCTGTCACCTTAACCCCTTGGCTGATCCCCATATCGCACACGCAGCACTGGCCAGGTTCGGTTTCCGCGCGGCGGATGCCTTGCGCTACGCGAAGGAGTTGAGCGGAGGCGAGCGTCTACGCGCCGGTCTGGCTTGTGCCCTCGGAGCCACCCCGCCGCCCCCGTTGCTGATCTTGGATGAGCCCACCAATCACCTTGATCTGGATGGTATCACAGCACTTGAGGCTGCGCTGGCTGCTTATGATGGAGCCGTTTTAG